The sequence ataatttatcaaatattaataatttataataataaattccaATCAATTAAGTGATTAGTTCTAGTCATTTTAGTATTAGttagatattaatttaattctattaatttagcCCTacactttttataattttaaattttttgattttatctaAATGTTTAGTTCCAGCGCTGCAGTCCGTATtactattatatttaattaaatttcaaagttTAGAATAAAGATTTCAATCTCAAGTACAATTAAGCGTCCAAATTAAATCTCAAATTGcacttcaaaaaaaaaatattttctcattcattTAACTTCCgccttaattaaatctattcaatttttaatatattccttttactAATGGTGCGGGGAATTTAGAAAACATCAAACTTCTCTATATATCTGTTGGCATCTTCCTCTTGCCaccaaaataatgaattttttttttattgtgatTCAACATGTTCATAAACTcaattaaagaaagataacATCTTCCATGGATGATGAGATATTAAGTAAATCTTAATAGAAAATGTCTTCCTGTAAAATCAAATTACCAGTTTGCACTTGATATAAATTGACACTAACTAATAGCTTCACAAAATTAACGAATCTGATGCCTTTTATTGTTCTAAATGAACacaacataaaagaatttacAGCTAGAATCCATAGAACTCTACAAGGCTGCACTTCTGCAGCCCGCCAAACTCTCCGACTCAGAGAAGACATCAGAAGCATCAAGCAGGAAATGATGGAACACTGAGGAGTACCTAAGAATGTCGCCTTCTTTGTCTGCAGTGGATACAGCAGCTCACAAGAacaccaaataataataataataataaacagcTTTGTGAGCTTGCATTCAGTTTTCTAagaccaaaccatcatacagccaatttctcataattacaaaagcCTGCTCAGCATCTTTATCTTCTTCAGGGGAGTTAGGACGGTGCGCAAAGCCATGGCCTCTTCCCTGGAAAATAACTACCCTTGACCTCTGACCAATGTCCTTCTCAATATCTTTCAAGACATTGACAGAGCAAAGTGGATCACTGTTCCCTGAAATAAACAATACTGGAACCTTTATCTCAGAAGCCAGAGATGGATCCATCCTTGTCCCATAAAAAGAAACCCCAATCCCAAAACAAGCACCTTGATCTCTAGATAGCACCTCTATTACTCTGCCTCCACCAAAGCAAAACCCAATTATGCCAAGCTTCTTTGAAATCCCTGCAGCTAAAAATTCATCTGCCATCCATTTTGCTGCTGTTGCAATGTCCTTTGCAACTCTCTGGGGTTCTTGTTTTGCTATCCACTGTTCAAGCATAGCCTTTGGCCGGTCTTTTGTCCATGGATCTCCGCAAAATAAGTCAGGAACTAGAACACTGCAGTTTATTCAATACAAGTAAAATATTATGCAGGATTTGAGAGGCAGCTACAACTATAAGCATCAGGATTACAGTAATACTAATATATCTAGAGCCTCAACTAACTAGAAAACATATAAGATGTATCAACTCTTACACTACCctgaaataatcaaattaatcaaCCAACAGGGAAAAATACAAACTGTAATACAAGAGATCAAACAGATAAGAAAGATTCAAAACTGAGATTTTAGTGGTACTTCACTATATATGAGCGCTGAGAACGGCCTGAATAATGGcaaacaaacaataaatacaaaattaatctaaaagaaaaaagcaaaaagattCTAACATGATACTAAGTTGAAAATGCAAATTTAACCAAGCAAgcaaagaaagataaaaaagaaaggaaaagaggTATTACTTCTCTACTTGGTTATATTTTCCTTTCACCCATGTGGCATTACTTTCACAGGATTTCAATTTACTTTGAGTACAGTTTCTCAGCCTCATTGtgacattattattttctctcacccttttgttttttttcttttcctgctCTGTCAAATTTCTGTTAAGCATTTTTATTTCCATTCCTCCAAAACAGTGTTGTACTCGTACATAATGAATTTGTTAATGTACTCATCCCAATCGAGTTTCCTAGTTGTTGGAAAATCTTAAACACAACTGAAGCAAATGAAACAAGtattcttcatttttaaaatttctggGTAAAGCTGCCATAACTAGCATACTGAGAATCTGTGTTAAACATAGGGAAGCATAAAAAAAGTGTTAGAAGCATGGCCGGAGAATATAGATCTCCATCCATTAATCAATCAAGTAAACATACTTGTAACCATTGCAGGCAAGACGATATGCAAAGTCTCTCGTAGATGAGTCTTCAAACCCAAAAATATCAGACAAAAGAAGTACGCCAGttccattattatttttcaccGCCGTGAAGAGATAAGCACTGATGGTATCAACACCTTCCCCCAAAGACAGTTCCACTCCGTTGACCAATTCACATGCCTCATCATTTATGTCATCCTCAACTTTCAACAGATTACAAAAAACCTGACGGGCAACATTCTCTGTAGATGATCTCTGGGGACCCAAATTGTATTTTCTCTGTACATACACTGAAGCTTTACAGTCAAAATTTGCATACTTCCAACAAGAAGACTACGTCATTGGTAGCACTTACCAATATTTTGTAATAGCTCAAATATGAAAAGTTCCGAAAATTTCAGTAAGTAAAATCATCTAAACTGCTACCGGAAGTTACAAGTTTACCATACCATAGCAAAAATGTAAAACAATGACCAACGAAATACAATCAGTAAAAtcactatttatatatcaatgaaagaataattgCTCCAcataaagaagagaaaattgtACATTACACTGCCATTAACTTTAGATATAATTGGATTTCAAACTTGGTGTATCTAAGTAATTTCAAAATGCAATTGTgggaaaagaaatcaatatgGATTCACAAAAGCTTTTGAAAACAACAGCAAATGGTAGATTAGTGAAAATGTTATTTCATGATCCATTAAACTTTTAGGTTTACAGCAGCCAATAACGCACATCGCAAGTTGGTGGGAACCTAAAAGAGAGTAAATGCTTCAAGCACACTCTAGTCCACCCAAATAACATGGTCACCAGTttcttactaaaataaatcGACAAGTAGGTTAGTCTTGGAGTTCTATTGTGTTCTTATAGTGTGAAGAAGGGGAGCAGTAGATTCAACAAATGACACAGAGATTTGCATGATTAGGCAATCCTTATATCAGGAGAGCTCATCGAGATACAAACTTAAAATGCTGAGGCACCTTGCACATCCAGTAGCTTTGAGTGGCTTATAAGGTAACTTCAGACTCTACagaaatatttaagaataattataaGGTTTAATAGCAGAATTGTAAATTTGCATCATTCACAAAAATCATCGTTGGTAGTGAATGAATGGAATGCTATATGTGACTTCATTCACTGACGATACTTGTGTGTCTCTACATTTTGAGGATCAAATAGAGGCTCTGACCTTCTAAATTTGCAGCTCTTAGTTCTAAACAAAAGCAAATATTAAACCTCTCTCATGATGCAATTGAAGTCTTCCCTATGGAAATCATGTGGAGCCATAGAAGTCAACTTTGACCTAGAATATTAGAAGGTCAATCAACTGATAATGTTGattctttctctatttttagCATAGCACTTCTAATTTCATGGCTTGAGATACTTGATGTTTTTCCATGTATGTTCCATCTAGTAGGCAGTAATTCCTCTCAACCATTAAGCCTTCTTTAATTCCTTTCCTCCATTAGAGCATCTCTAGGCGAATGCTCCTCTACCTATTCTGTGTTACCGTTTCATTTTCAATTGGTTTTCTGTACCGTTTGAGGTATCTTTAGTTCTTTTTATGATCATTAAACGTACGAAAATCTACACTTTAGTTCTTTGCATTATCAACAAATAATCTAAGTGCTTAGTGCATACCACAGCATCACTCTATTCTCGAAAGCCATCACCTAAATCATTTGACTGTCCTACGCAATACCCAATTACAGAAACAAACTAATAATGTCTATTTCATGAACTCATAAGAAGAAAGCCTTAAAATTTgcattttcatttctattttatcaATAGGAGTGTGCTAAGATTGCACCTATGTTTTAAAACAATCTGAACTCTAATGTTTTTAGAAGTGGGTTTAAATTGAAGGGTTCCATTCCAGATTcagaaatcaaataaatagccaagaaaaattatgcctatataattatattaaagattaagctCAAAATGGGTCCAATTTTCAAGCACTAAAATCTAACTAACAGcataaagaaagaatcaaacccaaaactgaatttaaaaaaagacaATGAACGTACAGAAGAAGGAAGCTGAGGAGTAAAAGAAGACGTTGAAACGAAGTGAAGACCACGGCGGTGAAGAGATGAGACGGGCCttgtggtggtggtggtagtAAAAGAACCGCTTATTGAACCCATACCacttttattgttattttcctGTCtgaaattagtttattagatATGGGAAGTAAGAATTTAGTTAGTAGTGGCAAAACAAAGGTAGAAACAGAAACAGAGGTCGGTTTGCAGTGCTCTGCAGGCctcatcaccatcatcaaAATATCTTCCTCTTAATTTTTGGACATTTCTTCCAGGCCtcagaaataaataaacaaataaataatttgagcatgattattattattattaatattcttatttaaCAAGAATTTTATCAGGGGTTTTGAGTtaaggatttttcttttctaaa is a genomic window of Ricinus communis isolate WT05 ecotype wild-type chromosome 2, ASM1957865v1, whole genome shotgun sequence containing:
- the LOC125369346 gene encoding carboxymethylenebutenolidase homolog isoform X2; this encodes MGSISGSFTTTTTTRPVSSLHRRGLHFVSTSSFTPQLPSSRKYNLGPQRSSTENVARQVFCNLLKVEDDINDEACELVNGVELSLGEGVDTISAYLFTAVKNNNGTGVLLLSDIFGFEDSSTRDFAYRLACNGYNVLVPDLFCGDPWTKDRPKAMLEQWIAKQEPQRVAKDIATAAKWMADEFLAAGISKKLGIIGFCFGGGRVIEVLSRDQGACFGIGVSFYGTRMDPSLASEIKVPVLFISGNSDPLCSVNVLKDIEKDIGQRSRVVIFQGRGHGFAHRPNSPEEDKDAEQAFVIMRNWLYDGLVLEN
- the LOC125369346 gene encoding carboxymethylenebutenolidase homolog isoform X1 — its product is MGSISGSFTTTTTTRPVSSLHRRGLHFVSTSSFTPQLPSSSLKLPYKPLKATGCARCLSILMYVQRKYNLGPQRSSTENVARQVFCNLLKVEDDINDEACELVNGVELSLGEGVDTISAYLFTAVKNNNGTGVLLLSDIFGFEDSSTRDFAYRLACNGYNVLVPDLFCGDPWTKDRPKAMLEQWIAKQEPQRVAKDIATAAKWMADEFLAAGISKKLGIIGFCFGGGRVIEVLSRDQGACFGIGVSFYGTRMDPSLASEIKVPVLFISGNSDPLCSVNVLKDIEKDIGQRSRVVIFQGRGHGFAHRPNSPEEDKDAEQAFVIMRNWLYDGLVLEN